From a region of the uncultured Desulfatiglans sp. genome:
- a CDS encoding putative membrane protein (Evidence 3 : Putative function from multiple computational evidences) yields the protein MEEQIMSTFAGRLSLAFGAGCLGGLVNSIVVWFLGDAGLPARLGVQLAPDFTLAWLYPRIVWGGLWGGLLLLPIASRSHLLRGLIASLAPSAFMLLWLLPSAGKGLFGTGMGWLTPAFVLVYNAVWGIAAGFWFALASGQTRRL from the coding sequence ATGGAGGAGCAGATCATGAGCACATTTGCAGGGCGGCTGAGCCTGGCATTCGGCGCCGGATGCCTCGGGGGCCTGGTGAACAGCATCGTGGTCTGGTTTTTGGGAGATGCGGGTCTCCCCGCCCGGCTCGGCGTCCAACTGGCCCCGGATTTCACCCTGGCTTGGCTCTACCCGCGGATCGTCTGGGGAGGGTTGTGGGGAGGGCTGCTGCTCTTGCCGATTGCCTCCAGGTCCCATCTGCTGCGGGGGCTGATCGCGAGTCTGGCGCCATCCGCCTTTATGCTTCTGTGGTTGCTGCCTTCGGCCGGGAAGGGGCTTTTCGGGACAGGAATGGGGTGGCTGACCCCGGCCTTCGTACTGGTCTACAATGCGGTCTGGGGGATCGCCGCCGGCTTCTGGTTCGCCTTGGCGAGCGGGCAGACGCGTCGCCTTTGA
- the etfB gene encoding Electron transfer flavoprotein subunit beta → MKIIVLVKQVPDTTEVQLDPKTGNLIREGIESIMNPDDRHAVEAAVGLKEMLQARVTAVSMGPPQAVDVLSEAIGMGVDEGILLSDRAFAGADTWATSTTLGRAVEVIGEYDLVICGRQAIDGDTAQIGPQVAEYLRIPHVSYVSGIESVEADAVVVRRRLEDGFERIRCSMPALLTVIGELNVPRYPHVGRLIDACREKAPIKVWNVADLGLKTAEVGLEGSLTHVVKTFAPKFQRRSEILQGDTRTVVSGLLDRLKEIRVI, encoded by the coding sequence ATGAAGATCATCGTGCTGGTCAAGCAGGTCCCGGATACGACGGAGGTACAGCTCGATCCCAAGACCGGGAACCTGATCCGGGAGGGCATCGAGAGCATCATGAATCCTGACGACCGTCATGCGGTCGAGGCGGCGGTAGGGTTGAAGGAAATGCTGCAGGCCCGGGTCACCGCCGTTTCGATGGGACCGCCCCAGGCCGTGGATGTCCTCTCGGAGGCCATCGGGATGGGGGTCGACGAAGGCATCCTGCTGTCCGACCGCGCCTTTGCAGGCGCCGATACCTGGGCGACCTCGACGACTCTGGGCCGGGCCGTCGAGGTGATCGGGGAATATGATCTGGTGATTTGCGGCCGTCAGGCGATCGACGGGGACACGGCCCAGATCGGGCCGCAGGTGGCGGAATACCTGCGGATCCCTCATGTGAGTTATGTCAGCGGGATCGAGAGCGTCGAGGCGGATGCCGTCGTCGTCCGGCGACGGCTCGAGGACGGTTTCGAGCGGATCCGCTGCAGCATGCCGGCGCTTCTGACCGTCATCGGTGAGCTGAACGTTCCAAGGTATCCGCATGTGGGCCGATTGATCGATGCCTGCAGGGAAAAGGCCCCGATCAAGGTCTGGAACGTTGCCGATCTCGGCCTCAAGACCGCGGAGGTGGGTCTCGAAGGGTCTCTGACGCACGTCGTCAAGACCTTCGCGCCCAAATTTCAAAGGCGGAGCGAAATCCTCCAAGGTGACACCCGGACGGTCGTGAGTGGGCTGCTCGACAGGCTGAAGGAAATCAGGGTGATTTAG
- a CDS encoding FCD domain protein, which produces MRKSTKGEEPLFKALASVPARKSLGQYVYENLKKAIVKGQLPAGSRIVESRVASALGISRTPVREAIHKLEKEGLLSQNPSGGFFVMGLSRSEIEETFGIRSVLESYAARLAALKHTEADLVPLEEKIREYERALEKGDTEALAKINTAFHDLLYGLSRSPRLIRMISGLRDQIFRYRQVILKIEDMAKTSNQDHRLMLERIRQRDAEGVERIVREHILRGQDVVLGTLESQDEEDKGSPARPRKG; this is translated from the coding sequence ATGCGAAAATCGACCAAAGGCGAAGAACCCCTATTCAAGGCGTTGGCCTCCGTGCCGGCCAGAAAGTCCCTCGGTCAATACGTCTATGAAAACCTGAAAAAAGCGATCGTCAAAGGGCAGTTGCCTGCAGGAAGCCGGATCGTCGAGAGCCGAGTCGCCTCCGCCCTGGGAATCAGCCGGACCCCGGTGCGGGAGGCGATCCACAAGCTCGAGAAGGAGGGCCTCCTGAGCCAGAACCCGAGCGGCGGTTTTTTTGTCATGGGGCTCAGTCGAAGCGAGATCGAGGAGACCTTCGGCATCCGCTCCGTCCTCGAGAGCTACGCTGCGCGGCTGGCGGCGTTGAAGCACACGGAGGCGGATCTCGTGCCGCTGGAGGAGAAGATCAGAGAGTACGAAAGGGCCTTGGAAAAGGGGGATACGGAGGCCCTGGCGAAGATCAACACCGCCTTCCACGATCTCTTGTACGGGTTGAGCCGCAGTCCGCGGTTGATCCGGATGATCAGCGGCTTGAGGGACCAGATCTTTCGCTATCGCCAGGTGATCCTGAAGATCGAAGACATGGCGAAGACCAGCAATCAGGATCACCGGCTGATGCTCGAACGGATCCGCCAACGGGATGCCGAGGGGGTCGAAAGGATTGTGCGGGAGCATATCCTGCGCGGTCAGGATGTGGTGCTGGGCACGCTCGAAAGCCAGGATGAGGAAGACAAAGGGAGCCCTGCCCGCCCCCGTAAGGGATAG
- the fixB gene encoding Protein FixB codes for MTVWIERELCNGCKRCIQACPYGAIELEDGKARILERCTGCGACLAVCKLEAVKSDIRPREIPDFSDRSGVWVFAEQRGGVLHPVSLELLGKARELAEALGQEVAALLLGDGVGALAETLVRHGAEKVFLGEDPVLRDYRSLPYTDVIENLIEKHKPNVLLMGATHVGRDLAPRVSRRVGIGLTADCTELAIDPGEQILLQTRPAFGGNVMATIANRFSRPQMATVRPGVMEAREIPENQGEMIPFPVELSENEAGTVVLEVVKEERQRVDLSQARVIVAGGRGVGDRAGFEVLEELAGLLGGVTAGTRVAVEEGWIGADRQVGQTGQSVRPELYIACGISGAIQHRAGMMNARYIVAVNKDPRAPIFQVADWGIVGDLRDVVPQMIEQLKSGALG; via the coding sequence ATGACGGTTTGGATCGAAAGAGAGTTGTGCAACGGCTGCAAGCGCTGTATCCAGGCATGCCCTTACGGGGCGATCGAACTGGAAGACGGCAAGGCCCGTATCCTCGAGCGCTGTACGGGCTGCGGCGCCTGTTTGGCGGTATGCAAACTGGAGGCTGTCAAGAGCGACATCCGACCTCGGGAGATACCGGATTTCAGCGATCGATCGGGCGTGTGGGTCTTTGCCGAGCAGCGGGGCGGGGTGCTGCACCCCGTGTCCCTGGAGCTTTTGGGCAAGGCCCGCGAGCTTGCCGAGGCACTCGGCCAGGAGGTGGCGGCCCTGCTTCTGGGCGACGGGGTCGGCGCTCTCGCCGAAACGCTCGTGCGGCATGGCGCGGAAAAGGTCTTTCTGGGAGAGGACCCTGTCCTGAGGGATTACCGCAGTCTGCCTTACACGGATGTCATCGAAAACCTCATCGAAAAGCACAAGCCGAATGTTCTCCTGATGGGGGCGACCCATGTGGGCCGGGATCTTGCGCCCCGGGTTTCCCGGCGGGTGGGCATCGGGTTGACGGCCGACTGCACCGAGCTCGCGATCGATCCCGGGGAGCAGATTCTGCTCCAGACCCGGCCGGCCTTCGGGGGAAACGTCATGGCCACTATTGCAAATCGGTTTTCACGCCCCCAGATGGCGACTGTGAGACCTGGCGTGATGGAGGCCCGCGAAATTCCGGAGAACCAGGGGGAGATGATCCCCTTTCCGGTGGAGCTTTCGGAGAATGAGGCTGGAACGGTCGTGCTGGAGGTGGTCAAGGAGGAGCGGCAACGCGTCGATCTGTCGCAGGCCCGGGTGATTGTCGCCGGTGGACGAGGGGTCGGTGATCGGGCGGGATTCGAGGTGCTCGAAGAGTTGGCGGGTCTGCTGGGGGGGGTGACAGCGGGGACCCGCGTGGCGGTCGAGGAGGGGTGGATTGGCGCCGATCGCCAGGTTGGACAGACGGGGCAGTCCGTGAGACCCGAGCTCTACATCGCCTGCGGGATTTCAGGGGCGATACAGCACCGGGCCGGCATGATGAATGCGCGCTACATCGTCGCTGTCAACAAAGATCCGCGTGCGCCTATATTCCAGGTGGCGGACTGGGGGATCGTCGGCGATCTGCGGGATGTCGTTCCGCAAATGATCGAACAGTTGAAGAGCGGAGCGCTGGGTTGA
- a CDS encoding hypothetical protein (Evidence 5 : Unknown function): MIVPPDDVSLLRTSTRSDGIIFRTNDNEIIFMPSNERITL, translated from the coding sequence ATGATTGTGCCGCCTGACGACGTTTCGCTTCTACGCACGAGCACCCGGAGCGACGGGATCATCTTCCGGACAAATGACAATGAGATTATTTTTATGCCTTCGAATGAGCGGATCACTCTCTGA
- the ald gene encoding Alanine dehydrogenase — protein MIIGVPKEVKDKEYRVAMTPGGAWQLTAAGHEVRIQAGAGEESGFNDDLYRGAGAKVLPSPESVWEAEMVVKVKEPQPAEYRYLRPGLTLFTFLHLAAEPDLTLELQRGSVTAIAYETVEEADGSLPLLIPMSEVAGRMAAQVGSRYLEKTCGGRGKLLGGVPGVRPADVTIIGAGVVGSNAAQMALGMGANVILLDIDTGRLRHLEQILHGRFTTLSANALNIAEAVSRADLLIGAVLIKGARAPRLVTRQMIGTMKPGSVVVDVSVDQGGCIETTRPATHSDPIHVVDGVLHYGVTNMPGAVPRTSTYALSNATLPYIVKIASQGVLEAARCTPALARGFNTCAGKLTYRAVSEALGSSCTPIEDLL, from the coding sequence ATGATCATCGGTGTGCCGAAAGAAGTGAAAGACAAAGAATACCGGGTGGCTATGACTCCCGGAGGCGCATGGCAACTCACCGCGGCCGGCCATGAAGTCAGGATTCAAGCCGGGGCAGGCGAAGAAAGCGGCTTCAATGATGACCTGTATCGCGGTGCCGGCGCAAAGGTCCTTCCCTCCCCGGAATCCGTCTGGGAAGCGGAGATGGTCGTCAAAGTCAAGGAACCCCAGCCCGCCGAATACCGATATCTGAGGCCGGGACTGACCCTTTTCACCTTTCTCCACCTGGCGGCCGAACCCGACCTGACCCTGGAACTGCAGCGCGGCTCCGTCACGGCGATCGCCTACGAAACCGTCGAGGAGGCCGACGGCTCCCTCCCGCTGCTCATCCCGATGAGCGAAGTGGCCGGCCGCATGGCGGCGCAGGTGGGATCCCGATATCTGGAAAAGACCTGCGGCGGCCGCGGCAAACTCCTCGGCGGCGTCCCCGGGGTGCGGCCCGCCGATGTGACGATCATCGGAGCAGGGGTCGTGGGGAGCAACGCGGCTCAGATGGCCCTCGGAATGGGCGCGAACGTGATCCTCCTCGACATCGACACGGGGCGGCTGCGGCACCTCGAACAGATCCTCCACGGCCGGTTCACCACCCTCAGCGCAAACGCCTTGAACATCGCTGAGGCCGTTTCCCGCGCGGACCTCCTGATCGGCGCCGTCCTGATCAAAGGCGCTCGGGCGCCCCGTCTCGTCACCCGACAGATGATCGGCACCATGAAGCCGGGAAGCGTCGTCGTGGACGTATCGGTCGACCAGGGGGGGTGCATCGAGACCACCCGCCCGGCGACCCATTCGGATCCCATCCATGTCGTGGACGGCGTCCTCCATTACGGCGTCACCAATATGCCGGGGGCCGTTCCGCGAACCAGCACCTATGCCCTGTCGAACGCCACCCTCCCTTATATCGTGAAGATCGCCTCCCAGGGCGTACTCGAGGCCGCCCGGTGCACCCCCGCCCTCGCCAGAGGCTTCAACACCTGCGCCGGCAAGCTGACCTACCGGGCCGTATCCGAGGCCCTGGGCTCATCCTGTACGCCGATCGAGGACCTGTTATGA
- the trpA gene encoding Tryptophan synthase alpha chain — protein MLERLLRQRLEEKDLLVMAHLVAGYPSFPEGLRLIEAMVAAGVDMVEIQIPFSEPLADGPVIAAANQKALERGATVGQCLDFAAEAAQAFDIPFLVMTYYNIPYRYGLEAFAEALRTRGLKGAILPDLPVEEGSACFGALRRRGLSPIVLFSPLTSPERMRTLAGAADGFVYCVARKGVTGAVTCFDNGLAAYLTRCREATRLPLAVGFGLKDREDIGFLRGRAEIAVVGSELMRCMERGGPEDARRFLEELR, from the coding sequence GTGCTTGAAAGACTGCTGAGGCAGCGGCTGGAGGAAAAGGACCTGCTCGTCATGGCCCATCTGGTTGCGGGGTACCCCTCCTTCCCGGAGGGTTTGCGTCTGATAGAGGCGATGGTGGCGGCCGGCGTCGATATGGTGGAGATCCAGATCCCCTTTTCAGAGCCTCTGGCGGATGGTCCGGTGATCGCGGCGGCGAACCAGAAGGCCCTCGAACGGGGTGCCACGGTCGGACAGTGCCTGGATTTCGCTGCAGAGGCGGCCCAGGCGTTCGATATCCCCTTTCTGGTCATGACCTACTACAACATCCCCTATCGCTATGGGCTGGAGGCCTTTGCGGAGGCGCTCCGCACGAGGGGGCTCAAAGGGGCCATCCTTCCCGATCTGCCGGTGGAGGAAGGCTCGGCCTGTTTCGGAGCGCTACGGCGGCGGGGCCTGTCTCCGATCGTCCTCTTTTCGCCGCTCACGAGCCCTGAGAGGATGCGCACCCTTGCCGGGGCCGCCGACGGGTTTGTGTATTGCGTCGCCCGGAAAGGCGTGACCGGAGCCGTCACCTGCTTCGACAACGGGCTGGCTGCCTATCTCACTCGCTGCCGCGAGGCGACGCGACTCCCGCTGGCTGTCGGCTTTGGATTGAAGGATCGGGAGGACATCGGCTTTCTCAGAGGGCGGGCCGAGATCGCCGTTGTCGGAAGCGAGCTGATGCGATGCATGGAAAGGGGCGGCCCGGAGGACGCCCGCCGCTTTCTCGAAGAGCTCCGTTAG
- a CDS encoding CoA-transferase family III protein: MDLFKELTVLSLEQATVLPYLTYRLAQDGMRVIRLEHPVYGDPNRLIGDDVLGEERMNSYFLCINAGKKALTLDLSAPEGQEIFRRLVREMKVDIFATNQLPRNYRKLGIDYESMKAVKPDIIWLGVSGFGPECDEAAYDPILQASSGLMALTGEKGGDPQVLGIPLPDLGTSEHSYGLLMKALYQRQATGEGACLHVSMFESSVSWLSVPITLTRSFGKTIQRRGNTHEFFAPVSVYPTSDGYIYLAVGNDRQWRSIVTLEMFKELDKPEYAKNAGRISDVERLNQAIQAVTRRYSADELIAVFKSITVPVGKIQSIPEVIEDPLVQRVLLSAQDPRTGREITLAPPPWMTPFLKESGRRMTFPPRFGEHNEEVYGGFLNLGRETLKALSEKKII; the protein is encoded by the coding sequence ATGGACCTATTCAAGGAGTTGACGGTTCTATCCCTGGAACAGGCGACGGTGCTGCCTTATCTCACCTACCGCCTGGCGCAGGACGGGATGCGGGTCATCCGCCTCGAACACCCGGTATACGGGGATCCCAACCGTCTCATCGGGGACGATGTCCTCGGTGAAGAACGGATGAACAGCTACTTCTTGTGCATCAATGCGGGCAAAAAGGCCTTGACACTGGACCTGTCGGCGCCTGAGGGGCAGGAGATTTTCAGGCGGCTCGTCCGGGAGATGAAGGTGGATATCTTCGCCACCAATCAACTGCCGCGCAATTACCGGAAGCTCGGCATCGACTACGAGAGCATGAAGGCCGTCAAGCCGGACATCATCTGGCTGGGGGTCAGCGGCTTCGGCCCGGAATGCGACGAGGCGGCGTACGATCCCATCCTTCAGGCCAGCTCGGGGCTGATGGCCCTGACGGGCGAAAAGGGCGGTGACCCGCAGGTCCTGGGAATTCCGCTGCCGGATCTGGGTACGAGCGAGCATTCCTACGGGCTCCTGATGAAGGCCCTCTACCAGCGGCAGGCGACCGGAGAGGGCGCCTGTCTTCACGTGTCCATGTTCGAGTCCTCGGTTTCTTGGCTGTCCGTTCCCATTACGTTGACCCGGAGCTTCGGCAAGACCATCCAGCGCCGGGGAAACACCCATGAATTCTTCGCTCCGGTATCCGTTTACCCCACCAGCGACGGTTACATCTATCTGGCTGTTGGCAATGATCGTCAGTGGCGCTCTATTGTCACCCTCGAGATGTTCAAGGAACTCGACAAACCCGAATACGCCAAGAACGCAGGCCGGATCAGCGATGTCGAAAGGCTCAACCAGGCCATACAGGCTGTCACCCGCCGATACTCGGCCGATGAACTGATCGCGGTTTTCAAGTCCATCACCGTCCCTGTCGGAAAGATTCAGTCCATTCCAGAGGTGATCGAAGATCCTCTGGTCCAACGTGTCCTGCTTTCCGCGCAGGATCCGCGCACAGGCAGGGAGATCACACTCGCGCCGCCTCCCTGGATGACGCCGTTTCTGAAAGAAAGTGGACGGCGGATGACCTTTCCCCCGCGTTTTGGTGAGCACAACGAAGAAGTCTATGGCGGGTTTCTGAATCTCGGCCGGGAGACGCTCAAGGCGCTGTCCGAGAAAAAAATCATCTAA
- a CDS encoding putative acyl-CoA dehydrogenase (Evidence 3 : Putative function from multiple computational evidences) yields the protein MIRSNAETLIRKSMARFVDHELIPQAQELDEKGDFPREMFRRIGELGVFGLRYPKKDGGSGGNTTLFCISCEELARGLMSVAAITAMQCLMGTNFLFHFGTEEMRERYWRPAMRGDLVACFCLTEPEAGSDLGNVSTLAEETDDGYVLNGMKTWVTNGPVADFYTVLCQTDPAKKLKGLNFFFIPAGTPGFSHSKAFDLLGTRTTKISEIAFNQCRIPKTHRLGGEGRGLSNLMTILAEIRIMTAALAIGLQRACLTDSIRYARERAQFGRVIGKYQLIQAKIANMATDLEASNLLTYKTTHLIDDRVACLKEASMAKYFATEAACRAADEATRVFGAYAYSMEYTPQRYYRDSRFLLYGGGTHEILQTNLARWAGL from the coding sequence ATGATAAGATCGAACGCGGAGACGCTGATCCGAAAAAGCATGGCCCGCTTTGTGGACCATGAGTTGATTCCCCAGGCCCAGGAACTGGATGAAAAAGGCGACTTCCCGAGGGAGATGTTCCGGCGGATCGGGGAGTTGGGGGTCTTCGGGCTGCGCTACCCGAAAAAGGACGGAGGGTCCGGCGGGAACACGACGCTCTTCTGCATCAGCTGTGAAGAATTGGCGCGGGGGCTGATGAGTGTCGCTGCCATTACGGCTATGCAATGCCTCATGGGAACGAATTTTCTGTTCCACTTCGGCACGGAGGAGATGCGGGAGAGGTATTGGCGGCCGGCCATGCGGGGAGATCTCGTCGCCTGTTTCTGCCTGACCGAGCCGGAGGCCGGTTCCGATCTGGGGAATGTCAGCACCCTGGCGGAGGAGACCGACGACGGCTACGTGCTGAACGGCATGAAGACCTGGGTTACCAATGGACCGGTGGCGGATTTTTATACGGTTCTGTGCCAGACGGATCCAGCCAAAAAGCTCAAGGGCCTCAATTTCTTCTTTATCCCGGCGGGCACCCCCGGTTTTTCACACAGCAAGGCCTTTGATCTGCTGGGCACACGGACGACGAAGATCTCCGAGATCGCGTTCAACCAGTGCCGGATCCCGAAGACGCACCGCCTCGGGGGAGAGGGACGTGGGCTCAGCAACCTGATGACTATCTTGGCCGAGATCCGGATTATGACGGCGGCTCTCGCGATCGGGCTGCAGCGGGCATGCCTGACGGACTCCATCCGCTATGCCAGGGAGCGGGCGCAATTCGGCCGGGTCATCGGAAAGTATCAGCTGATCCAGGCCAAAATAGCGAACATGGCCACCGACCTGGAGGCCTCCAATCTGTTGACCTATAAGACGACCCATCTGATCGACGATCGGGTCGCCTGCCTCAAGGAGGCTTCGATGGCGAAGTATTTCGCCACCGAAGCGGCATGCCGCGCCGCGGACGAAGCCACGCGCGTTTTCGGCGCCTATGCTTACAGCATGGAATACACCCCTCAGCGATACTATCGAGACAGCCGGTTCCTGCTCTACGGCGGGGGTACCCATGAGATTCTGCAGACCAATCTGGCCCGATGGGCCGGGCTCTGA
- a CDS encoding putative hydrolase or acyltransferase of alpha/beta superfamily (Evidence 3 : Putative function from multiple computational evidences): protein MSWFELESRRIYYEIHGKGEPLVLLHHGFGCSKMWQDLYPAFAEKGYRVILYDRRGYGRSDEGRGFPDFFVSDRFRPENREDLAALMGGLGITGFHLIGQCEGGVVAVDYAARYPVHVKSVVISSTQCFSPKPMPEWNVEKFTKSFKESPPEMQAKFKDWHGPDRAEHLYEMFRTNGGAYGTGMFDLRGILPRVVCPALVLYPDRSALFDVEQGVAFYRHLPRGELAVLPYCGHNTYEYKPEEYTRISLDFLQRAVSRRYQEKDPGISATCCAT from the coding sequence ATGTCATGGTTTGAGTTGGAAAGCCGCAGGATTTACTACGAGATTCACGGAAAAGGTGAACCGCTGGTCCTGCTTCACCACGGTTTCGGATGCAGCAAAATGTGGCAGGACCTTTATCCGGCGTTTGCAGAAAAGGGCTACCGGGTCATCCTGTACGACCGCCGGGGTTATGGCCGCTCGGACGAAGGCCGGGGTTTTCCTGATTTTTTCGTCAGCGACCGGTTCAGGCCCGAGAACAGGGAGGACCTGGCCGCTCTGATGGGGGGCCTCGGGATCACGGGATTCCACCTGATCGGCCAGTGCGAAGGCGGTGTCGTAGCGGTGGATTACGCCGCCCGGTACCCGGTCCATGTGAAAAGCGTCGTGATCTCGAGCACGCAGTGTTTCAGCCCCAAACCCATGCCCGAGTGGAACGTCGAAAAATTCACCAAGTCCTTCAAGGAATCGCCGCCCGAGATGCAGGCGAAATTCAAGGATTGGCATGGACCGGACCGTGCCGAACACCTCTATGAAATGTTCCGCACGAACGGCGGGGCCTATGGCACCGGGATGTTCGATCTGCGCGGGATCCTTCCGCGGGTTGTCTGCCCGGCGCTCGTGCTCTACCCGGACAGGAGCGCGCTTTTCGACGTAGAGCAGGGGGTCGCGTTCTACCGGCATCTCCCCCGCGGCGAACTCGCGGTCCTGCCCTACTGCGGGCACAACACCTATGAATACAAGCCTGAAGAATACACCCGCATCTCGTTGGACTTCCTCCAGCGGGCGGTCTCCCGAAGATACCAGGAAAAGGACCCGGGCATCTCGGCGACCTGTTGTGCCACGTGA
- a CDS encoding conserved hypothetical protein (Evidence 4 : Unknown function but conserved in other organisms), with protein MAPEETNISNKEEPPVTVPDHDAAQRSEGAFQRRLRLCLVLALMVLAGIAVAACVCLNHYVYTPMDEGGAAEVYVIRPGSGLTAVVRDLETEGLLRRALPVRVWASVKGYGGRIRAGEYLLSRSWSPARILEAFVQGSVIQHSVTIPEGYTVDQIAGLLQERDITEKRAFLALARDPELIRGYGLQGETLEGYLFPDTYLFSRDTPPRMVLDRMVGRFKEVAGPLQEAIDARGLSLHEVVTLASIVEKETGAAQERPLIAGVFLNRLERNMRLESDPTVIYGLKDFDGNLTRAHLGEPHAFNTYVIPGLPPGPIANPGGASIRAVLYPAQTSFLYFVSRNDGTHHFSKTYSEHVRAVARYQRAGRRTS; from the coding sequence GTGGCTCCCGAAGAAACAAACATCTCGAACAAAGAAGAACCGCCGGTTACCGTGCCTGACCACGATGCCGCTCAACGCTCGGAAGGGGCCTTCCAGCGGCGCTTGAGGCTCTGCCTCGTCCTGGCGCTCATGGTGCTTGCGGGGATTGCCGTCGCGGCTTGTGTCTGCCTTAACCACTACGTCTACACACCGATGGATGAGGGGGGAGCCGCGGAAGTCTATGTCATCAGGCCGGGGTCTGGACTGACTGCTGTGGTCAGGGACCTGGAGACAGAAGGGCTGCTCCGCCGCGCCTTACCGGTGCGGGTCTGGGCGTCGGTGAAAGGATACGGGGGGAGGATCCGGGCGGGGGAGTATCTTCTGAGCCGCAGCTGGTCGCCGGCCCGCATCTTGGAGGCCTTCGTCCAGGGCTCCGTCATTCAGCATTCCGTGACGATCCCGGAAGGGTACACCGTGGATCAGATCGCCGGGTTGCTGCAGGAGCGCGATATCACCGAAAAGCGCGCATTTCTGGCTCTGGCTCGAGACCCTGAGCTCATTCGTGGATACGGTTTGCAGGGGGAGACCCTGGAAGGCTATCTCTTTCCGGATACCTATCTCTTCAGCCGGGATACCCCCCCGCGCATGGTCCTGGATAGGATGGTGGGGCGTTTCAAGGAGGTCGCCGGTCCGCTGCAGGAGGCGATCGATGCACGCGGGCTGTCTCTTCACGAGGTGGTCACCCTGGCCTCCATCGTCGAAAAGGAGACCGGCGCGGCGCAGGAACGGCCTCTGATAGCCGGTGTTTTCTTGAACCGGCTCGAAAGAAACATGCGTCTCGAAAGCGACCCCACGGTCATCTACGGCTTGAAGGACTTCGACGGAAACCTCACCCGGGCTCACCTCGGAGAGCCCCATGCCTTCAATACCTATGTCATTCCCGGTCTTCCTCCGGGGCCGATAGCCAATCCGGGCGGTGCTTCCATCCGGGCGGTGCTGTATCCAGCCCAAACCTCCTTTCTCTATTTCGTCTCCAGGAATGACGGAACCCATCATTTTTCGAAGACCTATTCGGAGCACGTACGTGCTGTCGCGCGCTATCAGAGGGCTGGCCGGCGCACTTCCTGA